In Kiritimatiellia bacterium, the following are encoded in one genomic region:
- the hflX gene encoding GTPase HflX — MNIQRPAERALLVQAVVGRRDAAEAEDSLRELERLADTAGARVVGCLTQRRERPDAAFFVGQGKTAEIQLACRASAADVVIFDNELSPVQVNNLDLSLGVKVIDRTELIMQIFARRARTAEAQVQIELAQLQYLAARIPVSERQHRFTGGIGMRGPGESPFQLRRAPMAARIVRLKKKLREMQKHRARTRVRRPWPLVALAGYTNAGKSTLLNALTAAEAYVDDRLFATLDTRNRLLYLPSGRKVMLADTVGFIRHLPPGLVASFRSTLEEIRESDMLLIVADAAHAHVREQIGVVYKTLEEMGAGAIPRLLVMNKADRIKDQAELARAFPGALFISARNKDGLAELKKTMAGMFPAAG; from the coding sequence GTGAATATTCAAAGGCCGGCCGAGCGCGCTTTGCTTGTCCAGGCCGTCGTCGGGCGCCGGGACGCCGCCGAGGCCGAGGACTCGCTGCGGGAACTGGAGCGACTGGCCGACACGGCCGGGGCGCGCGTCGTGGGGTGCCTTACCCAGCGGCGGGAACGTCCCGACGCGGCTTTTTTCGTGGGCCAGGGAAAGACCGCGGAAATCCAGCTGGCCTGCCGCGCCAGCGCGGCCGACGTGGTCATCTTTGACAACGAGCTTTCTCCCGTCCAGGTCAATAATCTTGACCTTTCCCTCGGGGTCAAGGTCATTGACCGGACCGAACTGATCATGCAGATATTTGCGCGCCGGGCGCGGACGGCGGAGGCGCAGGTTCAGATTGAACTGGCGCAGTTGCAGTACCTAGCCGCGCGCATTCCGGTTTCCGAGCGCCAGCACCGTTTCACCGGCGGCATCGGCATGCGGGGGCCCGGCGAGAGTCCCTTTCAACTGCGCCGCGCGCCGATGGCGGCGCGCATTGTGCGCCTGAAGAAAAAATTGCGGGAAATGCAGAAACACCGCGCGCGAACCCGCGTCCGGCGGCCCTGGCCGCTGGTTGCGCTGGCCGGCTACACGAATGCCGGCAAATCCACCCTGCTTAACGCGCTGACTGCGGCGGAAGCTTACGTGGACGACCGCCTCTTTGCCACGTTGGACACCCGGAACCGCCTGCTTTATCTGCCGTCCGGCCGCAAGGTCATGCTGGCCGACACGGTCGGATTCATCCGCCATCTGCCGCCCGGCCTGGTGGCTTCATTCCGTTCAACGCTTGAAGAAATACGCGAGTCGGATATGCTTTTGATTGTGGCGGATGCCGCCCATGCCCATGTCCGCGAACAAATCGGCGTGGTTTATAAAACCCTGGAGGAAATGGGGGCGGGGGCGATTCCGCGCCTGCTGGTGATGAACAAAGCCGACCGCATCAAGGATCAGGCCGAGTTGGCCCGTGCGTTTCCGGGGGCGCTTTTTATTTCGGCGCGGAACAAGGACGGGTTGGCGGAGTTGAAAAAAACCATGGCTGGCATGTTTCCCGCCGCGGGTTAA
- the kbl gene encoding glycine C-acetyltransferase: MYGKMQEHLTGQLDRIRQSGLFKSERVIAGPQSSRIKVRDGREVLNLCANNYLGLASHPAIIAAAEEGLKRWGYGLSSVRFICGTQTVHKELEKTISRFLGTEDTLLYSSCFDANGGLFETLLSEEDAVISDELNHASIIDGIRLCKAQRFRYKTADMNALEARLKEAAAARFRLIATDGVFSMDGAIARLDEICGLAEKHGALVMIDDSHAVGVIGEKGRGTHEYRGVMDRVDIITGTLGKALGGASGGYTSGRKEIIDFLRQRSRPYLFSNTLAPMVAAASIKAIEMIASSTELRGRLMQNTLHFRAGMAALGFDIKPGEHPIVPIMLGDAEKAQKTATRLLEKGVYVIGFFYPVVPQGAARIRVQLSAAHTIADLDFAMRMFAETKSELGL; encoded by the coding sequence GGAAAAATGCAAGAACACCTGACCGGCCAGCTTGACCGGATAAGGCAAAGCGGGCTGTTCAAGTCCGAGCGGGTCATCGCGGGCCCGCAAAGCAGCCGGATAAAAGTGCGGGACGGGCGCGAAGTGCTTAACCTGTGCGCCAACAATTATCTCGGGCTGGCCTCCCACCCCGCAATTATCGCCGCGGCGGAAGAAGGTTTGAAACGCTGGGGATACGGACTTTCTTCCGTGCGTTTCATCTGCGGAACACAGACGGTGCACAAGGAGCTTGAAAAAACGATCAGCCGTTTCCTGGGCACGGAGGACACCCTCCTTTATTCGTCCTGCTTTGACGCCAACGGCGGGCTTTTTGAAACCCTGCTTTCCGAGGAGGACGCCGTCATCAGCGATGAATTGAACCACGCCAGCATCATTGACGGCATCCGCCTCTGCAAGGCGCAGCGTTTCCGTTATAAGACCGCGGACATGAACGCACTGGAAGCCCGGCTCAAGGAAGCGGCCGCGGCCCGCTTCCGCCTGATCGCCACCGACGGCGTATTTTCCATGGATGGCGCCATCGCCCGGCTGGATGAAATCTGCGGCCTGGCTGAAAAACATGGCGCCCTCGTCATGATTGACGATTCCCACGCCGTCGGGGTTATCGGGGAAAAAGGCCGCGGCACGCACGAATACCGCGGCGTGATGGACCGGGTTGACATCATCACCGGCACCCTGGGCAAGGCCCTCGGCGGAGCCAGCGGAGGTTACACCAGCGGCCGGAAGGAAATCATTGATTTCCTGCGCCAGCGTTCGCGGCCCTATCTCTTTTCCAACACGCTCGCGCCCATGGTGGCCGCGGCCTCCATTAAGGCCATTGAGATGATCGCTTCGTCAACCGAACTGCGCGGACGCCTGATGCAAAACACCCTGCATTTTCGCGCGGGCATGGCGGCGCTGGGATTTGACATCAAGCCCGGCGAACACCCGATCGTGCCGATCATGCTCGGGGACGCCGAAAAAGCCCAGAAAACGGCGACCCGTCTTCTTGAAAAAGGGGTTTATGTGATCGGCTTCTTTTATCCGGTCGTTCCGCAGGGCGCGGCCAGGATCCGCGTGCAGCTTTCAGCGGCGCACACCATCGCCGACTTGGATTTTGCCATGCGCATGTTCGCCGAGACCAAATCCGAATTAGGGCTTTAA